The stretch of DNA GGTTGGTGTGTTGAGGCGGGGAGGGGCCCTCACCTGGCTCGTTCCTCGCCTGTCCTCTCCCGCAAGCGGGAGAAGAAACGTTGGGTTCGGCGCGTGGCCTGGCGGCGGTGCAGCTCCAGCGCTCGGCGTCGGTCAGCGCGTCGCGGCGCGGCTGGGGGCCATCAGCTGGCTCGTTCCGCGCCTGTCCTCTTCCGCGAGCGGGAGAGGGAACGTTGGCTTCAGCGCGTGGCTTGGCGGCGGTGCAGCTCGGCCTCTATGCGGCGGAGGACGCGGGGCGTGTCGCCCAGGACTTCCTCGTTGCGGAAGCGGAGGACGTGGATGCCGGCCGCATTCAGCACTGCGGTTCGTTCCGCGTCGCGCTCCGCCTGCGCATCGTGCACATCGCCATCCACTTCCACGCAGAGCTTGCCCGCCGCGCAGTAGAAATCGAGCACGAACCGGCCGAGCGGATGCTGGCGCCGGAATTTGCCGACCTTCCATCCGCGAAGGCCATACCACAGCCGTTCCTCCGCCGGCGTCATGGCCTTCCGAAGCTCCCGCGCCCGCGCATCTACCTCCGCGCTCGCCCGCATCCGCTTCCGCTCCACCTACCCCCACCTCCCCGCGAAAGGTTCAGCACCCGAAGAAACGCCCGGCGCGCAGCGCCGCCCGCAATCACCCCGTGCCCCAACCACCGCCCCCTGAACCCGCCACCGCCCAGCACCCCAGCGATCCCGTTTCTTCTCCCGCTTGCGGGAGAGGACAGGCGAGGCACGAGCCAGGTGAGGGCCCCCCTCTCCGCCCGCTACCCCACCTTCAGCGCCCCGCTCCGCTCGCCGTAGAACCGCAGCATCTCCTCCTTCACCTGCCTCCACGGCCCCTTCACCAGCGGCGCCTCGGGCAGAGAGTCCACGAAGTAGCGGCCGTAGCTCTTCTTCGCGATGCGCCCGTCCAGGATCATCACGACGCCGTGGTCCGCCCGCGAGCGGATGAGCCGCCCGAAGCCCTGCTTCAGCCGGATCGCCGCGTTGGGCAGCATGTAGGAGACGAACGAGTTGCCGCCCGCCGCCTCGATGGCCTCGATGCGCGCGGCCGTCACCGGCTCCGTCGGCACCTTGAACGGCAGCTTGGGGATCACTAGGCCGCGGAGCGCATGCCCCGGCACGTCCACGCCCTCCCAGAACGACGTGGTCCCCAGCAGGATCCCGCGCCCCGACGCCGCGAACCGGTCCGCGAGCTGCCCGCGCGGTCCCTCGCCGTGCACGAAGAGCGGCCATTCCAGGTCCATCTTCCGCCGCCGCAGCTCGGTCGCCACGTGCCGCAGGGCGCGATACGAGGTGAAGAGGGCGAACAGCCCGCCGTCGGAGATGCGCGCGTGCTCGATGAGCGCCCGCACCGTCGCCTCGTCGTGGCGCGGGTCGGAGTCGCCCGCGGGCATCGGCAGGTCGGTGGGGACGACGATGAGGGACTGGCGATGGTAGTCGAAGGGCGAGGGATAGACCGCCTCCTCCACCGGCTTGTCGTCCTCCAGCGGCACGTGCAGGCCCAGGCGCTGCCGCACGAAGCGGAAGTTGCCCTGCGTGGCCAGCGTGGCGGAGGTGAGGACGACGGTGGGCACCTTGTCGAACACCGACTCGCGCAGCACGGCGGAGAGGTCGAGCGGCGCCGCGTTCAGCGTCAGGTTGCCTTCCCTGCCCTCGCGCGCCGCCTGGCGCTCCATCCACCGCACCATCTGCACTTTGTCGTCGCCCGGCCGCAGAGCCGTGCGGATCGCGTCCGACGCGGCCTGGACGCGGTTGGCGCCCCCGCGCAGCTCCATCAGCTGCTGCTCCAGCCCCTCGCGCAGCTGCTGGTCGGTGGAGATGCGCTCCCGCAGCAGCTCCAGGCTTTCGAGCAGGGAGCCGAGCACGTCGAGGAGAGAGGTCAGCGCGTCGTCCAGCCCCAGCGGCCACACGGGATGGCGCTGGAACTCCTCCTCCAGGCGGATCATCTGCTCGCCGCCGCCAAAGACGTCTTCCAGGAACGAGAAGACGCTGCCGGCGCGCTCGCGGGCGCCGTCCAGCCCCGGCACGATGCGCGTGTCGATCAGGTCCAGCGCCGACTGGCCCATCAGGTCAGAGCGGACGGACGCGAGCGCCCCACGGAACGAGGGGATCAGCCCCTTGCCGCGGTGCTCCAGCCGGCGCAGCGCGCGGAAGAACCCGCGGCGCGACACGGTGGAGCCCAGGTGGCTGGTGGCCGCTTCTTCGAGGTTGTGCGCCTCGTCGAGGATCAGGCGGGAGTAGTGCGGGAGCACCGCCGGCGCCGTGTAGTTGCCCTGCGCGCGGCGGACGGCCAGGTCGGAGAAGAGCAGGTGGTGGTTGGCGACCAGCACGTCGGCCTGGGAGGCGTCGCGGCGGGCGCGCTGGTAGTGGCAGTCCTCGAAGTGCGGGCACTTGGCGCGCAGGCACACGTCGGATTCGGACTGCACCTCGTCCCACACCTCGCCGCTGGGGCGGAAGGAGAGGTCCGAGAGCGAGCCGTCGCCGGTCACGCGCATCCAGTCCACGATGCCGGCCAGCTCGGCCTGCTTGTCCGCGTCGAACAGCGTGGCGGCGTTCTCGCTCGCCAGCAGCGCGCGGCGGATGGAGACGTAGTTGCTGCGGCCCTTCACCAGCGCGAAGCGGAAGGGCTCGCCCAGCGCCCGCCGGAGCATGGGCAGGTCCTTGTCGACCAGCTGCTCCTGGAGATTGATGGTGTTGGTGGATACGACGGTGCGCTCCTTGTTCAGCAGCGCCCAACGGATGGCGGGCAGCAGGTACGCGACCGACTTGCCGGTGCCCGTGCCCGCCTCCGCGATGCCTACGCCGCCGTGGTTGTACAGCGACCCGATCATCCGCGACAGCGCGCGCTGCTGCGGCCGGTCCTCGTAGCGCGGGTGCCGCATCGCCAGCGCGCCGCCAGGGCCGAGGTCGGCATCGAGCGCGTCGAGGTCGATGGGCTCGTTCTCGCGGTCGCCGGGCGGCTCGACCACGACGTACATCTCGCTCGCGTCGTTGTCGATGATCGCGAAGCCCAGCCCCTGCTCCCACAGCCGCGCCGCCACCCCGAAGTCCGCCTCGCTGGGCGTGAGGTGGCCCGACGGGTGGTTGTGGATGAGCAGCCCCCCGCCCTCCGGCGGCTGCACCAGCGCGAGCACCGCGTTCGCGTTCCCGCGCGCCACCACGCGCGGCGAGTGCACCTCGCCGTGCTCGCCCACCTTCGCGACGAAGCACACCTCGTTGCCGCGGGCGCGCGCGATCTCGCGGCGCAGCGTCTCGGCGGCGGCGGGGGCCAGGTGCAGCTCGGCGGCTTGGGTGGCGGGCATGCGAGGGAAGATAACGGAACGCGAGCGGGACCGCCCCTGTGTCTACAGGCCGGTCCCGCGATAGGGA from Longimicrobiaceae bacterium encodes:
- a CDS encoding helicase C-terminal domain-containing protein → MPATQAAELHLAPAAAETLRREIARARGNEVCFVAKVGEHGEVHSPRVVARGNANAVLALVQPPEGGGLLIHNHPSGHLTPSEADFGVAARLWEQGLGFAIIDNDASEMYVVVEPPGDRENEPIDLDALDADLGPGGALAMRHPRYEDRPQQRALSRMIGSLYNHGGVGIAEAGTGTGKSVAYLLPAIRWALLNKERTVVSTNTINLQEQLVDKDLPMLRRALGEPFRFALVKGRSNYVSIRRALLASENAATLFDADKQAELAGIVDWMRVTGDGSLSDLSFRPSGEVWDEVQSESDVCLRAKCPHFEDCHYQRARRDASQADVLVANHHLLFSDLAVRRAQGNYTAPAVLPHYSRLILDEAHNLEEAATSHLGSTVSRRGFFRALRRLEHRGKGLIPSFRGALASVRSDLMGQSALDLIDTRIVPGLDGARERAGSVFSFLEDVFGGGEQMIRLEEEFQRHPVWPLGLDDALTSLLDVLGSLLESLELLRERISTDQQLREGLEQQLMELRGGANRVQAASDAIRTALRPGDDKVQMVRWMERQAAREGREGNLTLNAAPLDLSAVLRESVFDKVPTVVLTSATLATQGNFRFVRQRLGLHVPLEDDKPVEEAVYPSPFDYHRQSLIVVPTDLPMPAGDSDPRHDEATVRALIEHARISDGGLFALFTSYRALRHVATELRRRKMDLEWPLFVHGEGPRGQLADRFAASGRGILLGTTSFWEGVDVPGHALRGLVIPKLPFKVPTEPVTAARIEAIEAAGGNSFVSYMLPNAAIRLKQGFGRLIRSRADHGVVMILDGRIAKKSYGRYFVDSLPEAPLVKGPWRQVKEEMLRFYGERSGALKVG
- a CDS encoding endonuclease domain-containing protein, with the translated sequence MRASAEVDARARELRKAMTPAEERLWYGLRGWKVGKFRRQHPLGRFVLDFYCAAGKLCVEVDGDVHDAQAERDAERTAVLNAAGIHVLRFRNEEVLGDTPRVLRRIEAELHRRQATR